AACATGGACAAGAACCAACAGTAGCAGCATCTAGGGCAGTACGTAATGCGATCGCTCACAATGCTTTACCTGGTGTTTGGGAAGTTGCAGGTTTAAGTCATCCCAATGAAATGATTATAGAAGTTCAGGTAGCAGTGCCATACCCCGAACAAGTGAGGGAAGAAGAGGTACTCGCGGTTCTACCATTTGGTCGAAAAACTCTCATCGTAGAATCTGGGGGGATGGTAGTTCAAGGGCGGGCTATTCCCGAACTTAATGATAAAAATGACGAAATGTTGATTGCGATCGCATCTGTCACAGTTCTAATCGAAAATGATTAACTGAGGCTCTGCGCTAAACTAAAAAATATTGGGATAGAAATCTCTGGCAGTAAGTTCAATACACCAATAATCTTTACCACTGCGGCGATCATGTCTCAAGAGTATAACGAATCACTCCAACTTCAGGAAATCACCAAACTCAAACCGAAACACTTTGCTGATTTAGTCAGATCGGCACAATTGGTTTTCGACCCCACAGCTGGAGTTTCGGGAAGAAATATCACAGTTGACTGGGAACAATTCGGAATTCCCCATGATGTAGCGGATAATCTCAAATTACTTGGTCAGCAGTACCAGTATGCATCTCCTCACATCCCCGTTGAAGTCATTTGGAGTAAATTAACTCCAGAAAC
This Nostoc sp. C052 DNA region includes the following protein-coding sequences:
- a CDS encoding Lin0512 family protein, encoding MARKRLIIEMGMGIDQHGQEPTVAASRAVRNAIAHNALPGVWEVAGLSHPNEMIIEVQVAVPYPEQVREEEVLAVLPFGRKTLIVESGGMVVQGRAIPELNDKNDEMLIAIASVTVLIEND